DNA from Thermococcus argininiproducens:
AATTAGGATTAGGTAAATCTCTATCATTCGAAGATCACCTTTAGGAATTTTTCAAACGGTTTTGTTATACTCTCAGAAGCTCCTTCTACACTCTCATCTTTCACATCAATCCAGTGGATGAAGTATCTATCTCCTTTGATGTCAAGGGTTATCGTTCCCGGAGTTAGGGTTATTGAGTTTGCAAGAACGAGTTTTCCAGTGTTGTTTGTGAGTGTTGTTTTGCATTCAACAATTCCTGGGTTTATTGGGCGTTTTGGATGTAAAACCCGATAGGCAACATCCAGATTGGCCATTATCATTGCCCAGACAAAATATGGAATGTATGCTACGAAGTAGGCTATTCTTCTCGGATTAAGATTTGCTAGGCCTTTTTCAGTAAATACCTCGTATGTGAGTGCTCCAACGATTAATGAAAATATTACTCCCATTACTAGCTCTTGTGGATCAAAACTGCTTGTCAAAAACATCCAAATAATAAACAGGATTAAAACCGTGTATAGATAGCGGCTTACTTTGCTTGCTTCTCCCATTTAACAACCCTCCGTAAGCAAAGGTTGAAAGTTTTTACACCTAATGTTTCTAACGTTTATTGAGACATATACATTTATAAACCTTCCCAAGAGAGCAAATGGTTAATAACCATTGGTTATAGATTAGAAACATGTCTTTGAGAATAAGAGAAAATCAAGATCTACAATATTTAAGAGGCACAAAAAGCTAAAAAAGCCAGCATATTTAATTGGCAAGATATAGAATGGATCCTTCCTTAAATAATTCAAGAAAAATAAAAAGGTCAATAAATTGAGATCCTTTTAACTCCCTCAAGCTTTGATAGTTCATTTATCAGTTCGCCAGGAATTGGTTTTTCTGTGATTATTGTGAGTGTAGCCTCTGGA
Protein-coding regions in this window:
- a CDS encoding Na+/H+ antiporter subunit E, coding for MGEASKVSRYLYTVLILFIIWMFLTSSFDPQELVMGVIFSLIVGALTYEVFTEKGLANLNPRRIAYFVAYIPYFVWAMIMANLDVAYRVLHPKRPINPGIVECKTTLTNNTGKLVLANSITLTPGTITLDIKGDRYFIHWIDVKDESVEGASESITKPFEKFLKVIFE